Sequence from the Verrucomicrobiota bacterium genome:
AACGACGCTCAGGAGCATGCGGCAACGATCGGGATGGCAGGGAGCAAAAAAGAGCTGCCGCTTACCAACCAGGTGAAGCGGCAGCTCATGGAACGCAGGGCTGACCACGGTCAGCCATCAGCCGTCTGCCGTCTATGCCTGGGAAGGCACCGAAGGGCTTGACGATGAGGGCTGCTGCACGAGGATGGGCCTGGAGTGTTTCCGGCTCGACCCGTAGAAGTAGATGGCCCCGTAGATGCCCCAGACGGCGGCAATGCCCAAGGCCATGTAAGGCTCTTTCCAGCTCATGCCGGCCACGATGAACGGGCCAACGAGATAGAACAGCATGCAAAGCAGGTTCGCCAGCAAACCGAACACCGGCACGACGACGTGCTTGAACCCGTGGAAACTGTGGTGTTCGCGGAAGGCAACGATGGCGATGATGTTGGTCATCATGTACAGCATGAAAGTGCCGAAGTTGCTCGCCAGGGTCACGATGAGCAGGCTTTGCGGGATGTTTACCGCCAGGTCATGCGGGAAGATGCCGAAGCTGTACCAGAGGTTGTGCGGCAATCCTTTGATGGTGTCATCGGTCAGGGCCGCGCCGCCGCAGAAGTAAAGGATCACGGCAAAGACCCCGATCACCGCGGAGATCCCGCAAAGCATCCAGATGGACCGGTGCGGAGTGAGGTTTCTGGTGTGAAGCACCCCGAAGTCGCCCGCCAATTCCGCGTCCCGGCCCATCGCGTAGGTCACCCGGGCGCCGGTGTTGATGCACGACAAAGTGGTGCCGATCAGGGCCAGAAAGACGGTGATCGCCTCAATGAACATGAACCACCAGCCACCCTGGGCGCTGCCGAATATCCAGGTGCCGACCATCTGCATCATGTCGCCGATCGGAGCCGGGGAACCCGCCGCCTGGGTCATCTTGTAACCGCTGTTAAGGAAGTAATTGGCGGCAAAATATTCAAACAGGTAGCAGATCACTCCCTGGATCAGGAGCGACAACAAAACCGCCCGCGGAATGTCGCGCTTGGCGTTACGCGCTTCTTCACCCATGGCCGTGACCGATTCAAATCCGACCAGGATGAGGATGGCGATGCACGCCTGAATGATGGCGTAGCTGAAGCCGTGCGGCGAGATGACCGACAGGGCGTTGGGATGAAACTGAAATGTGTCGGCCGGATTTTTCGGATCGGCGCCTTTATCAATCGCCTGGTCCGGAGCGTAGGTCAGGGTGACGTCCTTATCGGTGCCGTCCGGGTTCTTCTCGAAAACGTAGTTGCCGTCCTTGTCCTTGA
This genomic interval carries:
- a CDS encoding APC family permease encodes the protein MPEAVQPTTKPTLGLTGLTMNAMALIAPGAFLWLTYAQQCLYGAPMAGSAMWFGIVVALLLCFATAICYAELSKLYPGAGSSYFFAEQAFLSKTKAYRFARIAKFAVGWASHLYYWVYPGVMVGVTALLVGYLLGQLFPAIFNSAVPSPIFMILFALVFPFLIGYIAYRGVTGATSVNIAVNVIQITALVVFSVIAIAYRVNHTEGAKGITLNPDGFPVSKVIATQTTKDAGGNDVTNPLKDKDGNYVFEKNPDGTDKDVTLTYAPDQAIDKGADPKNPADTFQFHPNALSVISPHGFSYAIIQACIAILILVGFESVTAMGEEARNAKRDIPRAVLLSLLIQGVICYLFEYFAANYFLNSGYKMTQAAGSPAPIGDMMQMVGTWIFGSAQGGWWFMFIEAITVFLALIGTTLSCINTGARVTYAMGRDAELAGDFGVLHTRNLTPHRSIWMLCGISAVIGVFAVILYFCGGAALTDDTIKGLPHNLWYSFGIFPHDLAVNIPQSLLIVTLASNFGTFMLYMMTNIIAIVAFREHHSFHGFKHVVVPVFGLLANLLCMLFYLVGPFIVAGMSWKEPYMALGIAAVWGIYGAIYFYGSSRKHSRPILVQQPSSSSPSVPSQA